The Methanoregula sp. UBA64 genome contains the following window.
CGACAACGGTCGCGACAACCGCAACCCCGGCCCCGACCTACACTGCATCGGAGACAACCATCATTGCATTCACGGCAGCATCCCTCTCGGGAGCTTCCCCGGCACTCGGCTCGGGCTTCAACAGTGCCTACCCGCCCCACAAGGTTGCCTTTAACCTCGACGGAACCCAGGCCTTAAAGACCCAGGTCGAGAACGGCGCATATTCCGATGTGTTCATCTCGGCGAGCAACTCGTATACCAACACCTTGAAGAGCGAGGGCTACTTCGTCAACAGCTCGGTAAAGACGCTGTGTACGAACTACGTGATTGTGATTCTCCCGGCATCCAACCCGGCAAACATCCAGTCGCTCTCCGACCTTGCAAAGCCCGGCGTGAAGATCGCAATGGCGGCAAACACGGTCCCGGTTGGAACCGCAACGACCGCAGTTGTCAACAACCTTGCCAACTCGACCTACGGGCAGGCATGGAAGAACGCAACCCTTGCTAATGTTGTCACCTACGAAACTTCCGAGCCGGCAGTTGCCACCAAGGTCTCCCTTGGCGAAGTAGATGCAGGCTTTGTGTACCAGTCCACGGCAACCGCCGCTGCACCGGGCACCTACCAGTCGATTACTATCCCCAAGAAAGACAACTATCTCCAGACCTACACCATTGGTGTCTTACAGGAGAGCAAGAACAAGGCAGTTGCCGGAGAGTTCGAGAGTTACATGCTCTCAGCAGCTGGCCAGCAGCTCCTCAAGCAGTACGGGTTCACTCCCGCAGTGTAATTCTACAAACATTACCTTTTTTCCCCGGGCCGGCGGTTAATCCGGTAAAAGAAAGGATACGCCATGATCGCAGAACGGCTCCGTCACGATACAACCCGCCGAAAGCTGGCGTACCTTGCAGCAGGCATACTTATTGCCGCCGTCACGCTGTTTCTTGCCCTTCCGATCCTTGCGCTGTTCCTCCGGATCCCTCCCGCACAGTTCTTTGTCACCCTGGAGAATCCTCTGGTGATAAGTGCCCTCTGGCTCAGCCTGTTTACCACCTGCATCACCCTGGTGATCGTAATAGCGGTCGGGACCCCGTTTGCCTATTTCCATTCGCGCTATTCGTACCCGGGAAAAGTCCTTGTCGATACCTTCATCGACCTTCCGCTGGTCCTGCCCCCGGCTGTTGCCGGTGTCGCACTGCTCATGCTCTACGGCCGGGTCGGCCTCCTCGGCCAGTATTTCAACATGGCCGGGATCCAGATCGCATTTACCACGCTCGCGGTAATCCTGGCGCAGATCTTCGTTGCTTCACCGTTTTACCTGCGGCAGGCAAAATCGCTCTTCGAGCAGCTCGATCCTGCCTACGAACAGACAGCACGGACTCTCGGGGCATCGCCGTTCAGGACGCTCGTGTCCGTCACGTTCCCGATGACCGCAGGCGGCCTGGTCTCGGGCGCGGTCATGACATTCGGGAGGGCGCTTGGGGAATTCGGGGCAACGATCATGTTTGCCGGCAACCTGCCCGGGGTCACGCAGACCATGCCTCTGGCAGTGTACGTGGGAATGGAGAGCAATCTCTACGTGGGGCTTACGATCTCAATCCTGCTTGTGATCATCTCGTTTGCCATCATGCTCGCGGTGCGCCTGGTCCAGAAGAGGGAGGAGCTCCATGCTTGAAGCTCAGGTGACAAAAAAACTCCGGGATTACTCCCTCGACCTTTCGCTTGCCGTACGGCCGGGCGAAATATTTGTCCTGATGGGGACAAACGGCTCGGGAAAATCGACGACATTAAACATTCTCGCGGGACTGCTCGAACCGGATACCGCCGTGATCACCTTGAACGGGGAGCGCATCTGCCACTCAAAAGAGGGCATCAATATCCCGGCCGAGGACCGCCGGATCGGGTATGTCCTCCAGAACTCCGCAGTCTTCCCCCACATGACCGTGAGCGACAATGTTGCATTTGGCCTCCGGGGACGGGGCATTTCCCGTCAGGAGATCCTCGAACAGGCAGTGCTCTGGATGGACCGGATGCACATATCCGATCTTGCCGGGATCCGGGCGGGAAACCTCTCGGGAGGACAGAAACAGCGCGTTGCCCTTGCCCGGGCCCTTGCGATCGGGCCGCGCCTCTTAATGTTGGACGAGCCGTTCACCGCGCTCGATGCGGAGAGCACGCAGACCGTAAAGGACCTGACCCGGCGGTTCGTAAAAGAGATGCAGATCCCCTGCATCGTGGTCACCCACCGGCTCACGGACAGCACCGAGATCGGCGACCGGGCATGTGTGCTCTGCCACGGGAAAAAAGAGTGGGAAGGTCTCCCGGCGGAGATGCCCGACTTCTGTACTGTCTGCCACTGTAAGGACTGATACCGGAACCGCATAACTGTTTTTTTTCAGCGGGATTGAACGGTATTCCCCGTGCAGGAGTACGGGTTGCCAGGGCCCGGGGTTCCTGTTTTTAACAAACAGGCAAATATTCGTCATGCTTAAACCGCACCATCGCCCACATGTCTGTAGTGGACGGTGCCGGGATAAGACGGGGCGCCGGGACCCCTGCCGGGTGTGCACGTTATGAAGAAAACTACGAAAACCCCTAAAACAGGATCCGACTTCCGGCCCCTCGCGATCCTTGCCGGTGCCGTGATCCTTGCCCTCATCTTTGTCGCGGCCATCGTGCTCTCGGTCCCTGCCGGGACACCAACAGGGCAGTCCGATGCCATCCGCATCGGGGCGATCTACAACCTGAACGGATCGCAGTCGTCCCTTGACATTCCCTCTGCACGGGGAGCCCGCCTTGCCGCAGCACAGATCAACGAGCGCGGGGGGATCGGGGGACGGCAGGTCATCCTGACCGAATATGACGGAAAGACCAACACCACCGAGATCGCAGCGGATGCAGACCGCCTCATCGGTACCGACCACGTGCAGGTCATCATCGGTATGAGCGATTCCGACATGGTTCTCCCGGCAGCCCGCGTTGCAGCCGGCGCCCGCACGGTCTTTGTCACGTCCGGCGCAACCTCCCCGCTCCTTCCGGGGCAGGTGCCGGGCTACCTCTACCTTGCCTGCTATGGCGACAACACGCAGGCCGCAGCCGCAGCGGAATTCGCGCAGTCCGATCTTAACGCGACAACAGCCCTGGTGGTCATGGACAATTCCACGGAATACACGCGGCTCCTCCCGAAGTATTTCATGGAGAGGTTTGCCGAGGGCGGCGGAACCATTACCAAGGTCGTGCCTTACGAAGGAAGCCAGGATATCCCGTCAGTAGCCGGGAAGCTTTCCGGAACCGCGGTTCCTGCACCGGGTGTCGTGCTCGTTGCCTGCGGGCCGGAGGACTGCGGCGCTGCGATCCGGGCGGTACGGGCCGCGGGGATCACAGCACCGGTGATCGGAGGGGACTCGATGGATTCCCCGAAGCTTGCCGCAGCTGCCGGGCCGGATGCGGGCCGGATCGTGTACACAACGCATGGCGATATCAGCACGTCGTCCGCTGACCCGGACACGAGTGCGTTTATTAAACGGTATTACATCGAGTACGGCGAAAAGCCCAACGCCTTTGCTGCGCTCGGGTACGATACCGTAAACGTGGCGGCACAGGCCGCAGCGTTATCGCCGTCCGATATCCGGGCCGGCCTTGTCTCCCTCAAAACCTACGACGGGTTGACCGGGACCATCGCCTACCACAACAACGCGCAGATCCCGGAAAAGTCCGTGACCCTCATGGAGCTGAACGGCGGCACGGTGCGCTCCCTCGGAGAACGGGTACCCCGGATCGTGCCGGCACCCTGATGCCCGACACTTTTTTTTTAATTTTTTAGATCGCGCCGGTCTTTCTCAGCCACAGCCCGACTGCCACATATGCGAAGGTTGCAGCGATTATTCCCAGAATTATGCCGGAAGCGAGCGGGAGATCTCCGGAAAAGATCGCACGGGCGAGCCACAGTATCACAAGAAAGATTCCCTAGGCTGCTATCACAACCCCCAGAAAAATGACCGCAAGAGCCGCAATCCCGTACGTTACCGGTTCATCCATCAGGAAAACCCTATTTTAGGTACCCCGCCGGCAGTTCGTCGTACAGCCCCCCGGGCAATCTCCGGATCCTGCACTCATATATCGAGCAGGCGCTCGTTTTTGCGCAGCCATTCCCGGTGTTTCTGATACTCCGGCATTGCCTGCCCGACTTTTTCCCAGAACCGGGGGGAATGGTCCGGCTGGCGCATGTGGACGAGCTCGTGGACGATCACGTAGTCGACCACTTCCGGCGGCGCGAGGATCAGGCGCCAGCAGAACGAGAGCGTGCCGGACGTGCTGCACGAGGCCCAGCGGCGGCGGGTATCGGAGATCCGGATCTTCTTTGGCCGGTAATCGAGGATCGCGGCAAAGCCGGCAACCCGGGCCGGGACAAGCGCTTTTGCCTTCTCCACGTACCATGCCAAGAAGAGGTCGCGGGCCCCGGGCAGGCTGCGCTCCCCGATAAAAAAGGACGTTCCGAGGCTGACCGGGGCATCGCTCCCGGCAATGATTGCGAGCGGGTAATACCTTCCCAGAAAGAGGAACTCTTCGCCCTCGACAAACCGCTTCTTTCCCGCCACCGGCCGGTTCCTGATCTCGGCCATCTTCTTTTCGATCCAGTCCTGTTTCTCTGTTATGAGCCCGGCAAGGTAGGACTCGGGCGTCCGTTGCGGGGCCCGGACAACGAGCGTGGCTTCGGGGGTAATCTCAAGCGAGATCGTGCGGCGCCGGGAGCGGACGATCGTGGCTGAGTACGGGAGCGGCATGGGATATTCCGGAAAAACCATTTGGCGCTTCTGGTATTTTTGCCCGGCTGCTGCCGGTGCCGCCTCACATCACGACCCGGGTCACGACCCCGTGGATCTTCTCCGGCGGCAGCGTATAGAACTGGACAAACGGGGGCGTGACCTTTTTGATGATCGAATAGATCTTCCAGAAGAACCGGTCGCTCACGATGTTCTCGATGCCATAGAAGATCGTCTTCTCTTCAATTCCCTGTGCGCGGAGCAGCTGGATAAGATCGATGATCTCCATGTACCCGCACCGGACGGTAAATACCTGGAGGCCCGGGGCGAGATTGGTATCGAACTCGGTCGTGACCCCGAACGGCTTGTCATGGGTCACAATGGAGACAAAGATATTGTTCTCGTACAGGATCTCGTTCTGGAAAAAGATCTGCGGAACATACGAGGAGACTTTCGAAACCTCGCCGGTAAAGTAGAGGGCGGTGCCGTGGATTTTCGGGAGCGAGTTATAGGCCGCCGTGTATTTCGGGATAAAATCCTCTAAGGGCACGGGCCTGAGCATATCGTGGAGCCGGTCCTGGCCCCGGATATACGCGAGGATGATGACAAACGGGAGCGCGGCGATCAGTACCGACCAGTAGGCC
Protein-coding sequences here:
- a CDS encoding sulfate/molybdate ABC transporter ATP-binding protein; the protein is MLEAQVTKKLRDYSLDLSLAVRPGEIFVLMGTNGSGKSTTLNILAGLLEPDTAVITLNGERICHSKEGINIPAEDRRIGYVLQNSAVFPHMTVSDNVAFGLRGRGISRQEILEQAVLWMDRMHISDLAGIRAGNLSGGQKQRVALARALAIGPRLLMLDEPFTALDAESTQTVKDLTRRFVKEMQIPCIVVTHRLTDSTEIGDRACVLCHGKKEWEGLPAEMPDFCTVCHCKD
- the modA gene encoding molybdate ABC transporter substrate-binding protein; its protein translation is MHGKLTPSKLALISMIFALLVAAALFAGCTQSTTSTTPATTAATTAPAAASATPVATAVATAVPTTVATTATPAPTYTASETTIIAFTAASLSGASPALGSGFNSAYPPHKVAFNLDGTQALKTQVENGAYSDVFISASNSYTNTLKSEGYFVNSSVKTLCTNYVIVILPASNPANIQSLSDLAKPGVKIAMAANTVPVGTATTAVVNNLANSTYGQAWKNATLANVVTYETSEPAVATKVSLGEVDAGFVYQSTATAAAPGTYQSITIPKKDNYLQTYTIGVLQESKNKAVAGEFESYMLSAAGQQLLKQYGFTPAV
- a CDS encoding ABC transporter permease, whose amino-acid sequence is MIAERLRHDTTRRKLAYLAAGILIAAVTLFLALPILALFLRIPPAQFFVTLENPLVISALWLSLFTTCITLVIVIAVGTPFAYFHSRYSYPGKVLVDTFIDLPLVLPPAVAGVALLMLYGRVGLLGQYFNMAGIQIAFTTLAVILAQIFVASPFYLRQAKSLFEQLDPAYEQTARTLGASPFRTLVSVTFPMTAGGLVSGAVMTFGRALGEFGATIMFAGNLPGVTQTMPLAVYVGMESNLYVGLTISILLVIISFAIMLAVRLVQKREELHA
- a CDS encoding M48 family metallopeptidase, whose protein sequence is MPLPYSATIVRSRRRTISLEITPEATLVVRAPQRTPESYLAGLITEKQDWIEKKMAEIRNRPVAGKKRFVEGEEFLFLGRYYPLAIIAGSDAPVSLGTSFFIGERSLPGARDLFLAWYVEKAKALVPARVAGFAAILDYRPKKIRISDTRRRWASCSTSGTLSFCWRLILAPPEVVDYVIVHELVHMRQPDHSPRFWEKVGQAMPEYQKHREWLRKNERLLDI
- a CDS encoding ABC transporter substrate-binding protein encodes the protein MKKTTKTPKTGSDFRPLAILAGAVILALIFVAAIVLSVPAGTPTGQSDAIRIGAIYNLNGSQSSLDIPSARGARLAAAQINERGGIGGRQVILTEYDGKTNTTEIAADADRLIGTDHVQVIIGMSDSDMVLPAARVAAGARTVFVTSGATSPLLPGQVPGYLYLACYGDNTQAAAAAEFAQSDLNATTALVVMDNSTEYTRLLPKYFMERFAEGGGTITKVVPYEGSQDIPSVAGKLSGTAVPAPGVVLVACGPEDCGAAIRAVRAAGITAPVIGGDSMDSPKLAAAAGPDAGRIVYTTHGDISTSSADPDTSAFIKRYYIEYGEKPNAFAALGYDTVNVAAQAAALSPSDIRAGLVSLKTYDGLTGTIAYHNNAQIPEKSVTLMELNGGTVRSLGERVPRIVPAP